One window of Populus nigra chromosome 5, ddPopNigr1.1, whole genome shotgun sequence genomic DNA carries:
- the LOC133693613 gene encoding protein ALP1-like → MEISPFPFLNQEEISHLYSLFQDIDSNTLATNSNAHLKRRRKDGEEDESGWKKIKSSNNNSVMSDILSSLILLDEEEKQEYQQWAVESQLDKAALDWNHKQKVVAMNGYRSDLEAHFSDLDEMDHSRTKRARRAASEVATAAAVTETALASSESSGPGGGGSGQQQQHRRLWVKDRSKDWWDKCNHPDFPDEEFRKAFRMSKATFDLICMELDSAVTKKNTMLRDAIPVRQRIAVCIWRLATGEPLRLVSKRFGLGISTCHKLVLEVCSAIKNVLMQKFVQWPDEEKMKMIKGEFESMSGVPNVGGSVYTTHVPIIAPKVNVSAYYNRRHTERHQKTSYSMTVQGVVDPKGVFTDVCIGYPGSMPDDKVLEESALFKRASRGDLKNVWLVGNSGLPLMDWVLVPYTHQNLTWTQHTFNEKIGEIQRVSKEAFARLKGRWSCLQKRTEVKLQDLPAVLGACCVLHNICEMRNEEMGPELKFDLFDDVMIPENSLRSASAIQARDHIAHNLLHHGLGGTSSL, encoded by the coding sequence ATGGAAATATCGCCTTTCCCATTTCTTAATCAAGAAGAGATTTCACATTTGTACAGTCTCTTCCAAGACATTGACAGCAACACCTTGGCAACCAACAGCAACGCTCATTTAAAGAGGCGAAGAAAGGATGGCGAGGAGGATGAAAGTGGATGGAAGAAAATCAAGAGCAGCAATAATAATTCAGTAATGAGCGACATCCTCAGCTCTCTTATTTTATTGGATGAGGAGGAAAAGCAAGAATACCAGCAGTGGGCCGTTGAGTCGCAACTAGACAAGGCTGCTCTCGATTGGAATCATAAGCAAAAAGTTGTAGCAATGAATGGCTACCGCTCTGACCTGGAGGCCCATTTTTCCGATCTAGACGAGATGGATCATTCAAGAACTAAACGTGCTCGCCGTGCTGCTTCTGAGGTTGCGACTGCCGCGGCTGTAACTGAAACTGCACTGGCTTCAAGCGAATCAAGTGGGCCGGGAGGAGGAGGGTCAGGCCAGCAGCAACAACATCGGCGTTTATGGGTGAAGGATAGGTCAAAGGATTGGTGGGACAAGTGTAACCACCCTGATTTTCCTGATGAGGAGTTCCGAAAGGCATTTCGGATGAGCAAGGCCacgtttgatttgatttgcaTGGAGTTGGATTCTGCCGTGACCAAGAAAAACACAATGTTGCGTGATGCCATTCCGGTTCGCCAACGCATTGCTGTTTGTATCTGGAGGCTCGCTACCGGTGAGCCTTTAAGGCTTGTGTCCAAGCGGTTTGGATTGGGGATCTCTACTTGTCACAAGCTGGTTCTGGAAGTTTGCTCCGCCATAAAGAATGTCTTGATGCAGAAGTTCGTTCAATGGCCTGATGAGGAGAAAATGAAGATGATCAAGGGAGAGTTTGAATCAATGTCAGGGGTACCTAATGTTGGTGGATCAGTGTACACTACTCACGTACCAATTATTGCTCCGAAGGTTAACGTGTCAGCTTATTACAACAGGAGGCATACTGAGAGGCATCAGAAGACATCGTATTCTATGACAGTTCAGGGAGTTGTGGATCCTAAAGGTGTTTTCACTGATGTTTGCATTGGTTATCCTGGTTCAATGCCGGATGATAAAGTGTTGGAGGAGTCTGCTTTGTTTAAGAGGGCTAGTAGAGGGGATTTGAAGAATGTTTGGCTAGTTGGGAATTCTGGACTCCCTTTGATGGATTGGGTTCTGGTGCCTTACACACACCAAAATCTGACTTGGACACAACATACTTTCAATGAGAAGATTGGGGAGATTCAAAGGGTCTCTAAAGAGGCATTTGCTAGATTGAAAGGGAGGTGGTCATGCTTGCAAAAAAGAACTGAAGTTAAGCTCCAGGACTTGCCTGCGGTTCTTGGAGCTTGTTGTGTGCTGCATAACATTTGTGAGATGAGAAACGAGGAGATGGGTCCAGAGCTGAAGTTTGATCTTTTCGACGATGTTATGATCCCTGAGAATAGTCTTAGATCCGCTAGTGCAATACAGGCAAGGGATCACATTGCTCATAATCTCTTGCATCATGGCCTTGGTGGCACTTCTTCTCTTTAG
- the LOC133694617 gene encoding uncharacterized protein LOC133694617, which yields MSRCFPYPPPGYQIESIKILKEKEKSVTESHKDIKKEKKERRKHRKENKDQICYTVGKSHQKGKTFLPREKKEEAEKSDLTEEHNEPVCLQNICYLSDDGIRSNKKRKLEQATNDDKPRNVFRIRLPLTRHKEPDVPLNSEGLCSTSGRADSVSGQNEGVHLSHQETVNSKAGTVVGELASPEKMPCISVSEKKSTVCHESGISRFKLPNKKMRKADSPYKVLIEDWVSPPPQFELNDSDDQEWLFEASKRERHGNKILNACRDVLCHESSLFPRGHYLPEADVYALPYTIPF from the exons ATGTCTCGGTGCTTTCCTTACCCGCCTCCGGGCTACCAGATCGAGTCGATCAAG ATCctaaaggaaaaggagaagtCTGTAACAGAAAGCCATAAAGATataaagaaggagaagaaagaaagaaggaagcaTAGGAAAGAAAACAAGGACCAAATATGTTATACTGTGGGTAAGTCTCATCAAAAGGGGAAAACCTTCCTTccaagggaaaaaaaggaagaagctgAAAAGAGTGATCTTACTGAAGAGCACAATGAGCCCGTATGCCTTCAGAATATTTGCTATTTGTCTGATGATGGCATTCGGAGCAACAAGAAGAGGAAATTGGAACAAGCAACTAATGATGACAAACCCC GTAATGTCTTCCGCATTAGGTTACCCTTGACAAGGCATAAAGAGCCAGATGTACCTCTCAATAGTGAAGGGTTGTGTTCTACTTCGGGAAGGGCAGATTCTGTTTCTGGGCAGAATGAAGGTGTCCATTTATCCCATCAAGAAACTGTCAATTCAAAGGCAGGTACTGTTGTTGGGGAACTTGCATCTCCAGAAAAAATGCCTTGCATTTCAGTTTCAGAGAAGAAGAGTACTGTTTGCCATGAATCTGGGATTTCTCGGTTCAAATTGCCCAATAAGAAGATGCGGAAAGCAGACTCACCATACAAAGTCTTAATTGAGGATTGGGTTTCACCACCTCCTCAGTTTGAGCTTAATGATTCTGATGATCAAGAATGGCTTTTTGAGGCCTCAAAGCGAGAAAGGCATGGAAACAAGATACTAAATGCTTGCCGTGATGTCTTGTGTCACGAAAGTTCTTTGTTTCCACGCGGGCATTACTTGCCTGAAGCTGATGTATACGCATTACCTTATACTATTCCATTTTGA
- the LOC133693842 gene encoding vacuolar protein sorting-associated protein 35B-like isoform X1, whose amino-acid sequence MILAGIEDEDKWLAEGIAGIQHNAFYMHRALDANNLRDALKCSALMLSELRTSKLSPHKYYDLYMRAFDELRKLEMFFKDESRHGVSIVDLYELVQHAGNILPRLYLLCTVGSVYIKSKEAPAKDALKDLVEMCRGVQNPIRGLFLRSYLAQVSRDKLPNLGSEYEGGEDTAMDAVEFVLQNFTEMNKLWVRMQHQGPVRIREKLEKERNELRDLVGKNLHVLSQIEGVNLEIYRDTVLPRVLEQIVNCKDELAQYYLMDCIIQVFPDEYHLQTLETLLGACPQLQPTVDIKTVLSRLMERLSNYAASSPDVLPEFLQVEAFAKLSSAIGKVIEAQVDMPIVGAVTLYVSLLTFTLHVHPERLDYVDQVLGACVKLLFGKPKLKEGRATKQIVALLSAPLEKYNDIVTALTLSNYPHVMDCLHDETNKVMAMVIIQSIMKNNTCISTADEIEVLFELLKGLIKGLDETAADELDEEDFNEEQNSVARLIHMLYNDDSEEMLKIICTVRKHIMAGGPTRLPFTVPPLIFSALRLVRKLQAQDGNVVGEEEPATPKKIFQLLNETIEALSSVPSPELALRLYLQCAQAANDCDLEPVAYEFFTQAFILYEEEVVDSKAQVTAMHLIIGALQRMNVLGVENRDTLTHKATGYSAKLLKRPDQCRAVYACSHLFWVDEKDGIRDGERVLLCLKRALRIANAAQQMANAASGTSGPVTLFVEILNKYLYFFEKGNPQVTSAAIQGLVELITNEMQSDSTTPDPASDAFFASTIRYIQFQKQKGGVVGEKFGPIKV is encoded by the exons ATGATCTTAGCCGGAATAGAAGACGAAGACAAATGGCTAGCAGAAGGAATCGCCGGCATTCAACACAACGCCTTTTACATGCATCGCGCTTTG GACGCCAACAATCTCCGAGACGCTCTCAAATGCTCAGCTCTAATGCTATCAGAGCTTCGAACTTCTAAACTCTCTCCGCACAAATACTACGATCTCT atatgaGAGCGTTTGATGAATTGAGGAAACTAGAGATGTTTTTCAAAGACGAGAGTAGGCATGGCGTTTCGATTGTTGATTTATACGAACTCGTGCAGCATGCTGGCAATATATTGCCTAGACT gtaTCTACTGTGTACGGTAGGATCAGTGTATATCAAATCGAAGGAAGCTCCGGCTAAGGATGCGCTCAAGGATCTTGTAGAGATGTGTCGCGGTGTTCAAAATCCGATTCGAGGATTGTTTTTGAGAAGTTATCTTGCTCAAGTTAGCAGAGATAAATTACCCAACCTCGGGTCCGAGTATGAAGG AGGTGAGGACACAGCAATGGATGCAGTAGAATTTGTGCTGCAAAATTTCACCGAGATGAATAAACTTTGGGTTCGGATGCAGCATCAG GGGCCTGTTAGGATTAGAGAGAAgctggaaaaggaaagaaatgagCTTCGCGATCTT GTAGGGAAGAATCTCCATGTTCTTAGTCAGATTGAGGGCGTGAACCTTGAAATTTACAGAGACACTGTTCTTCCCAGAGTTTTAGAGCAG ATTGTCAACTGTAAAGATGAGCTGGCGCAGTATTATTTAATGGACTGCATAATTCAAGTCTTTCCAGATGAGTACCACTTGCAGACCCTTGAGACATTGTTGGGGGCCTGCCCCCAGCTTCAG CCAACAGTTGACATTAAGACAGTGCTATCACGGTTAATGGAAAGATTGTCCAATTATGCTGCTTCAAGTCCGGAT GTTTTACCCGAGTTCCTGCAAGTAGAAGCTTTTGCTAAATTGAGCAGTGCTATTGGAAAG GTGATTGAAGCACAGGTTGACATGCCTATTGTTGGAGCCGTTACTTTGTATGTGTCTCTCCTCACATTTACACTACACGTTCATCCTGAACGCCTTGATTATGTGGATCAAGTACTG GGGGCATGTGTTAAGCTCCTCTTTGGCAAGCCAAAGCTTAAAGAGGGCAGAGCAACAAAACAAATTGTTGCACTTCTGAGTGCTCCATTAGAAAAGTACAATGACATTGTCACTGCCTTAACGCTGTCTAATTACCCTCATGTTATGGACTGTCTTCATGATGAAACAAATAAAGTCATGGCAATGGTTATTATTCAGagcattatgaaaaataatacttGCATTTCTACTGCTGACGAG aTTGAGGTGTTGTTTGAATTATTGAAAGGACTGATAAAGGGTTTGGATGAGACTGCTGCAGATGAG CTCGACGAGGAGGATTTCAATGAAGAACAAAATTCTGTCGCTCGCCTTATACATATGCTTTATAATGATGATTCGGAGGAAATGTTGAAG ATTATCTGCACTGTGAGGAAGCATATAATGGCTGGAGGGCCAACACGATTACCTTTTACAGTTCCTCCTCTTATATTCTCTGCACTCAGG TTGGTGAGAAAGTTGCAAGCTCAGGATGGAAATGTAGTAGGAGAAGAAGAGCCTGCAACACCTAAGAAAATTTTTCAGCTCCTGAATGAG acaattgAGGCTCTTTCGTCAGTTCCCTCACCTGAGCTGGCATTAAGGTTGTACTTGCAATGTGCTCAG GCTGCCAATGACTGTGATCTTGAGCCAGTTGCTTATGAATTTTTTACACAGGCATTCATATTATATGAAGAAGAAGTTGTG GACTCAAAGGCCCAGGTGACTGCAATGCATCTAATAATTGGGGCTCTCCAGAGGATGAATGTATTGGGTGTTGAGAACAGGGACACTCTAACACACAAGGCCACTGGA TATTCTGCAAAGCTTTTGAAGAGACCTGATCAGTGCAGAGCAGTGTACGCTTGCTCACATCTATTTTGGGTTGATGAAAAGGATGGCATCAGGGATGGGGAAAG GGTCCTCCTTTGCCTCAAGCGTGCCTTGAGAATTGCAAATGCAGCTCAGCAGATGGCCAATGCAGCAAGTGGTACAAGTGGGCCGGTCACATTGTTTGTTGAAATACTGAACAA GTACCTGTACTTTTTTGAGAAAGGAAACCCACAGGTTACCAGTGCTGCAATCCAGGGGCTGGTAGAATTAATCACTAATGAGATGCAGAGTGACTCCACCACACCAGATCCAGCATCAGATGCCTTCTTTGCCAGCACAATCCGGTACATTCAGTTCCAGAAACAAAAGGGAGGTGTCGTGGGTGAGAAATTTGGGCCTATCAAGGTGTAA
- the LOC133693842 gene encoding vacuolar protein sorting-associated protein 35B-like isoform X2 produces MFFKDESRHGVSIVDLYELVQHAGNILPRLYLLCTVGSVYIKSKEAPAKDALKDLVEMCRGVQNPIRGLFLRSYLAQVSRDKLPNLGSEYEGGEDTAMDAVEFVLQNFTEMNKLWVRMQHQGPVRIREKLEKERNELRDLVGKNLHVLSQIEGVNLEIYRDTVLPRVLEQIVNCKDELAQYYLMDCIIQVFPDEYHLQTLETLLGACPQLQPTVDIKTVLSRLMERLSNYAASSPDVLPEFLQVEAFAKLSSAIGKVIEAQVDMPIVGAVTLYVSLLTFTLHVHPERLDYVDQVLGACVKLLFGKPKLKEGRATKQIVALLSAPLEKYNDIVTALTLSNYPHVMDCLHDETNKVMAMVIIQSIMKNNTCISTADEIEVLFELLKGLIKGLDETAADELDEEDFNEEQNSVARLIHMLYNDDSEEMLKIICTVRKHIMAGGPTRLPFTVPPLIFSALRLVRKLQAQDGNVVGEEEPATPKKIFQLLNETIEALSSVPSPELALRLYLQCAQAANDCDLEPVAYEFFTQAFILYEEEVVDSKAQVTAMHLIIGALQRMNVLGVENRDTLTHKATGYSAKLLKRPDQCRAVYACSHLFWVDEKDGIRDGERVLLCLKRALRIANAAQQMANAASGTSGPVTLFVEILNKYLYFFEKGNPQVTSAAIQGLVELITNEMQSDSTTPDPASDAFFASTIRYIQFQKQKGGVVGEKFGPIKV; encoded by the exons ATGTTTTTCAAAGACGAGAGTAGGCATGGCGTTTCGATTGTTGATTTATACGAACTCGTGCAGCATGCTGGCAATATATTGCCTAGACT gtaTCTACTGTGTACGGTAGGATCAGTGTATATCAAATCGAAGGAAGCTCCGGCTAAGGATGCGCTCAAGGATCTTGTAGAGATGTGTCGCGGTGTTCAAAATCCGATTCGAGGATTGTTTTTGAGAAGTTATCTTGCTCAAGTTAGCAGAGATAAATTACCCAACCTCGGGTCCGAGTATGAAGG AGGTGAGGACACAGCAATGGATGCAGTAGAATTTGTGCTGCAAAATTTCACCGAGATGAATAAACTTTGGGTTCGGATGCAGCATCAG GGGCCTGTTAGGATTAGAGAGAAgctggaaaaggaaagaaatgagCTTCGCGATCTT GTAGGGAAGAATCTCCATGTTCTTAGTCAGATTGAGGGCGTGAACCTTGAAATTTACAGAGACACTGTTCTTCCCAGAGTTTTAGAGCAG ATTGTCAACTGTAAAGATGAGCTGGCGCAGTATTATTTAATGGACTGCATAATTCAAGTCTTTCCAGATGAGTACCACTTGCAGACCCTTGAGACATTGTTGGGGGCCTGCCCCCAGCTTCAG CCAACAGTTGACATTAAGACAGTGCTATCACGGTTAATGGAAAGATTGTCCAATTATGCTGCTTCAAGTCCGGAT GTTTTACCCGAGTTCCTGCAAGTAGAAGCTTTTGCTAAATTGAGCAGTGCTATTGGAAAG GTGATTGAAGCACAGGTTGACATGCCTATTGTTGGAGCCGTTACTTTGTATGTGTCTCTCCTCACATTTACACTACACGTTCATCCTGAACGCCTTGATTATGTGGATCAAGTACTG GGGGCATGTGTTAAGCTCCTCTTTGGCAAGCCAAAGCTTAAAGAGGGCAGAGCAACAAAACAAATTGTTGCACTTCTGAGTGCTCCATTAGAAAAGTACAATGACATTGTCACTGCCTTAACGCTGTCTAATTACCCTCATGTTATGGACTGTCTTCATGATGAAACAAATAAAGTCATGGCAATGGTTATTATTCAGagcattatgaaaaataatacttGCATTTCTACTGCTGACGAG aTTGAGGTGTTGTTTGAATTATTGAAAGGACTGATAAAGGGTTTGGATGAGACTGCTGCAGATGAG CTCGACGAGGAGGATTTCAATGAAGAACAAAATTCTGTCGCTCGCCTTATACATATGCTTTATAATGATGATTCGGAGGAAATGTTGAAG ATTATCTGCACTGTGAGGAAGCATATAATGGCTGGAGGGCCAACACGATTACCTTTTACAGTTCCTCCTCTTATATTCTCTGCACTCAGG TTGGTGAGAAAGTTGCAAGCTCAGGATGGAAATGTAGTAGGAGAAGAAGAGCCTGCAACACCTAAGAAAATTTTTCAGCTCCTGAATGAG acaattgAGGCTCTTTCGTCAGTTCCCTCACCTGAGCTGGCATTAAGGTTGTACTTGCAATGTGCTCAG GCTGCCAATGACTGTGATCTTGAGCCAGTTGCTTATGAATTTTTTACACAGGCATTCATATTATATGAAGAAGAAGTTGTG GACTCAAAGGCCCAGGTGACTGCAATGCATCTAATAATTGGGGCTCTCCAGAGGATGAATGTATTGGGTGTTGAGAACAGGGACACTCTAACACACAAGGCCACTGGA TATTCTGCAAAGCTTTTGAAGAGACCTGATCAGTGCAGAGCAGTGTACGCTTGCTCACATCTATTTTGGGTTGATGAAAAGGATGGCATCAGGGATGGGGAAAG GGTCCTCCTTTGCCTCAAGCGTGCCTTGAGAATTGCAAATGCAGCTCAGCAGATGGCCAATGCAGCAAGTGGTACAAGTGGGCCGGTCACATTGTTTGTTGAAATACTGAACAA GTACCTGTACTTTTTTGAGAAAGGAAACCCACAGGTTACCAGTGCTGCAATCCAGGGGCTGGTAGAATTAATCACTAATGAGATGCAGAGTGACTCCACCACACCAGATCCAGCATCAGATGCCTTCTTTGCCAGCACAATCCGGTACATTCAGTTCCAGAAACAAAAGGGAGGTGTCGTGGGTGAGAAATTTGGGCCTATCAAGGTGTAA
- the LOC133693842 gene encoding vacuolar protein sorting-associated protein 35B-like isoform X3: protein MCRGVQNPIRGLFLRSYLAQVSRDKLPNLGSEYEGGEDTAMDAVEFVLQNFTEMNKLWVRMQHQGPVRIREKLEKERNELRDLVGKNLHVLSQIEGVNLEIYRDTVLPRVLEQIVNCKDELAQYYLMDCIIQVFPDEYHLQTLETLLGACPQLQPTVDIKTVLSRLMERLSNYAASSPDVLPEFLQVEAFAKLSSAIGKVIEAQVDMPIVGAVTLYVSLLTFTLHVHPERLDYVDQVLGACVKLLFGKPKLKEGRATKQIVALLSAPLEKYNDIVTALTLSNYPHVMDCLHDETNKVMAMVIIQSIMKNNTCISTADEIEVLFELLKGLIKGLDETAADELDEEDFNEEQNSVARLIHMLYNDDSEEMLKIICTVRKHIMAGGPTRLPFTVPPLIFSALRLVRKLQAQDGNVVGEEEPATPKKIFQLLNETIEALSSVPSPELALRLYLQCAQAANDCDLEPVAYEFFTQAFILYEEEVVDSKAQVTAMHLIIGALQRMNVLGVENRDTLTHKATGYSAKLLKRPDQCRAVYACSHLFWVDEKDGIRDGERVLLCLKRALRIANAAQQMANAASGTSGPVTLFVEILNKYLYFFEKGNPQVTSAAIQGLVELITNEMQSDSTTPDPASDAFFASTIRYIQFQKQKGGVVGEKFGPIKV, encoded by the exons ATGTGTCGCGGTGTTCAAAATCCGATTCGAGGATTGTTTTTGAGAAGTTATCTTGCTCAAGTTAGCAGAGATAAATTACCCAACCTCGGGTCCGAGTATGAAGG AGGTGAGGACACAGCAATGGATGCAGTAGAATTTGTGCTGCAAAATTTCACCGAGATGAATAAACTTTGGGTTCGGATGCAGCATCAG GGGCCTGTTAGGATTAGAGAGAAgctggaaaaggaaagaaatgagCTTCGCGATCTT GTAGGGAAGAATCTCCATGTTCTTAGTCAGATTGAGGGCGTGAACCTTGAAATTTACAGAGACACTGTTCTTCCCAGAGTTTTAGAGCAG ATTGTCAACTGTAAAGATGAGCTGGCGCAGTATTATTTAATGGACTGCATAATTCAAGTCTTTCCAGATGAGTACCACTTGCAGACCCTTGAGACATTGTTGGGGGCCTGCCCCCAGCTTCAG CCAACAGTTGACATTAAGACAGTGCTATCACGGTTAATGGAAAGATTGTCCAATTATGCTGCTTCAAGTCCGGAT GTTTTACCCGAGTTCCTGCAAGTAGAAGCTTTTGCTAAATTGAGCAGTGCTATTGGAAAG GTGATTGAAGCACAGGTTGACATGCCTATTGTTGGAGCCGTTACTTTGTATGTGTCTCTCCTCACATTTACACTACACGTTCATCCTGAACGCCTTGATTATGTGGATCAAGTACTG GGGGCATGTGTTAAGCTCCTCTTTGGCAAGCCAAAGCTTAAAGAGGGCAGAGCAACAAAACAAATTGTTGCACTTCTGAGTGCTCCATTAGAAAAGTACAATGACATTGTCACTGCCTTAACGCTGTCTAATTACCCTCATGTTATGGACTGTCTTCATGATGAAACAAATAAAGTCATGGCAATGGTTATTATTCAGagcattatgaaaaataatacttGCATTTCTACTGCTGACGAG aTTGAGGTGTTGTTTGAATTATTGAAAGGACTGATAAAGGGTTTGGATGAGACTGCTGCAGATGAG CTCGACGAGGAGGATTTCAATGAAGAACAAAATTCTGTCGCTCGCCTTATACATATGCTTTATAATGATGATTCGGAGGAAATGTTGAAG ATTATCTGCACTGTGAGGAAGCATATAATGGCTGGAGGGCCAACACGATTACCTTTTACAGTTCCTCCTCTTATATTCTCTGCACTCAGG TTGGTGAGAAAGTTGCAAGCTCAGGATGGAAATGTAGTAGGAGAAGAAGAGCCTGCAACACCTAAGAAAATTTTTCAGCTCCTGAATGAG acaattgAGGCTCTTTCGTCAGTTCCCTCACCTGAGCTGGCATTAAGGTTGTACTTGCAATGTGCTCAG GCTGCCAATGACTGTGATCTTGAGCCAGTTGCTTATGAATTTTTTACACAGGCATTCATATTATATGAAGAAGAAGTTGTG GACTCAAAGGCCCAGGTGACTGCAATGCATCTAATAATTGGGGCTCTCCAGAGGATGAATGTATTGGGTGTTGAGAACAGGGACACTCTAACACACAAGGCCACTGGA TATTCTGCAAAGCTTTTGAAGAGACCTGATCAGTGCAGAGCAGTGTACGCTTGCTCACATCTATTTTGGGTTGATGAAAAGGATGGCATCAGGGATGGGGAAAG GGTCCTCCTTTGCCTCAAGCGTGCCTTGAGAATTGCAAATGCAGCTCAGCAGATGGCCAATGCAGCAAGTGGTACAAGTGGGCCGGTCACATTGTTTGTTGAAATACTGAACAA GTACCTGTACTTTTTTGAGAAAGGAAACCCACAGGTTACCAGTGCTGCAATCCAGGGGCTGGTAGAATTAATCACTAATGAGATGCAGAGTGACTCCACCACACCAGATCCAGCATCAGATGCCTTCTTTGCCAGCACAATCCGGTACATTCAGTTCCAGAAACAAAAGGGAGGTGTCGTGGGTGAGAAATTTGGGCCTATCAAGGTGTAA
- the LOC133693843 gene encoding rac-like GTP-binding protein ARAC1, with protein MSASRFIKCVTVGDGAVGKTCMLISYTSNTFPTDYVPTVFDNFSANVVVDGNTVNLGLWDTAGQEDYNRLRPLSYRGADVFILAFSLISKASYENVAKKWIPELRHYAPGVPIILVGTKLDLREDKQFFVDHPGAVPITTAQGEELKKLIGAPFYIECSSKTQQNVKGVFDAAIKVVLQPPKQKKKKKKGQKACSIL; from the exons ATGAGCGCGTCCAGGTTCATTAAGTGCGTGACTGTTGGCGACGGCGCCGTTGGCAAAACATGTATGCTTATTTCCTACACCAGCAATACTTTCCCTACG GACTATGTACCAACTGTTTTTGACAACTTCAGTGCGAATGTGGTTGTGGATGGAAACACTGTCAACTTAGGGTTATGGGATACAGCTG GTCAAGAGGATTACAATAGATTAAGACCTTTGAGTTATCGTGGGGCAGACGTCTTTATTCTTGCATTCTCTTTAATCAGCAAGGCCAGCTATGAAAACGTTGCCAAAAAG TGGATTCCAGAACTGAGGCATTATGCTCCCGGGGTTCCAATTATTCTCGTTGGAACAAAACTTG ATCTTCGAGAAGACAAGCAGTTCTTTGTTGACCATCCTGGTGCAGTGCCAATTACTACTGCTCAG GGGGAGGAACTGAAAAAACTTATCGGAGCTCCTTTCTACATTGAATGTAGTTCGAAAACACAGCAG AATGTGAAGGGGGTTTTTGATGCGGCCATAAAGGTGGTGCTGCAGCCTCcaaagcaaaagaagaagaagaaaaaggggcAAAAGGCTTGCTCCATATTGTAA
- the LOC133693947 gene encoding uncharacterized protein LOC133693947 has product MEARFAPSTADRHQSISPSKKLKNPAKKINHTASRSFISRSVENLPPMNHNNYRSNSHGVLFFAPRHDSLYFSYPPPSSQSVLNSHQQNYYHERHAKPLSFPLPISKPHHNSLPSRSWGLSCPPSATRKSNRPRDQSLTPKKSKQPNTKKVEEPKEQSLIIGSTVPLGPDPKDLPKDVSKVLSSSSATVSGNGVIISTVLMEDFEKFSGSAFALSPHPSSLPLPKFSMRPKLSCSAEAAGIDAGATDNLRRLLRLR; this is encoded by the coding sequence ATGGAGGCCCGTTTTGCACCATCAACAGCAGATCGTCACCAATCAATCTCTCCATCCAAGAAGCTGAAAAACCCAGCTAAGAAAATCAACCACACTGCTAGTCGCAGTTTCATTTCAAGGTCCGTAGAAAACTTGCCTCCTATGAACCACAATAACTACAGAAGCAACAGCCATGGAGTCCTCTTTTTTGCTCCTCGACATGATTCCCTCTACTTCTCCTACCCTCCCCCATCTTCACAATCCGTTTTAAATTCACACCAGCAAAATTATTACCATGAGAGGCATGCCAAGCcactttcttttcctcttccGATCTCTAAACCCCACCACAACTCCCTTCCTTCTCGAAGCTGGGGCCTCTCTTGCCCACCTTCTGCTACAAGAAAGAGTAATAGACCCAGAGACCAATCTCTCACTCCGAAGAAATCCAAACAACCCAACACCAAAAAGGTAGAAGAGCCAAAGGAACAATCTCTGATTATTGGATCTACTGTACCATTAGGACCTGACCCAAAAGATTTGCCAAAAGATGTTTCAAAGGTTTTATCATCGTCATCAGCGACAGTATCAGGTAATGGTGTTATTATTAGTACTGTTTTAATGGAAGATTTTGAGAAGTTTTCAGGTTCGGCGTTTGCACTATCTCCACatccaagcagcttacctttgCCCAAGTTTTCCATGAGACCAAAGCTTAGTTGTTCTGCTGAAGCTGCCGGGATTGATGCTGGAGCTACAGATAATCTCCGGCGACTTTTACGTCTCCGGTGA